TCTCCCGGGACCAGGCTCGTGGCCTGGTGCTCCGCAGGCCCGAGGATCGCCGGATCGATCGGGAGGTAGGTTTCGGGACCGGACCAGATGCCATGGACCAGCTCGCCTTCGAAGGGGAGCGACTGTAGGATGAGGCCACACGTTCGGGGCGCCTCGCGCTCCAGGAGTATGGCAGTGGCGGAGATTTTTTCGTCGAGAAACTCGAGCTTCATTGCACCCACGGGGGCTTTCTTATCACGCCCACTGCTGGCTAGGTAGGGGTTTTTTCCCACGACATATGTGGGGAAAACCCAACGCTTTGGCGCACATAGACTGTCTTCCGTCTCAGGTACAGTCGCGACGTTGCATGATTGATATGTGGGTTCGGTCAATGGTCGTGCAACGATGCCAGAGCTGGGAGAGGCGGTAGCCGGGCGGGCCTCCAACCATTCGATTCGGCGCCGCCTCCCCCCTCGAACTCGTCACGTGCTCCGCAAGGGCCGAGCCGTGGCGGCCGGGCGATCGCGGGTCCCGCCCCTTTAACCGAGCACCGAAAGCAGATACTCAGCCGTCGGATTTCATGACCGCGATGGGTCCCGCCAGTGAGATCCGCCAGTCGTTCTCGAGCTCTTTCGTGAAATGAGTATCGTGCTCGCCTGCCGCCTCGATGAGGGCGTCGAGCCAGAGCGTAAACATATCGGCGGTCACGCCGATGTCACGATGGAGCCTGGCCAAACGTTCTACTTCCTCATGAGCGGGCCCCTTCGTGGTACCGGCGGCGACCAGCATCACGTAGAGTGAATCCCGCAGCATTCTCTTCTGCCGCTCGAAGTCCGTCTTCCTGAAGAGGTCCGCGACTTCGGGCGAGGAAGCCATGAAGAGCTCGTAGAAACGCTGCAAGAACGTCTCGCATCCAACACACCGCCCGAGGCTCTCACGAGTGCGCTCAATCGCGTCGGGGTCCGTCGATACGACACTGGTCATGATTTCTTGATTTTACGACGTCCGATCGCGGCAACGCCATCGGCCCTTCGGGTGCATGCCGCCGCCGCGATCTTGCCTTCCATCCGCCGTCCTCTTGCCTCATTCCCCTTGAATACTTCTCGGCAACGGAGGCAAAGCGATGGTGGAAAACATCGAACGGACCCGAAGCCACGGTCAATCGCCCGTCTTGAAGGCCATTCTGGTAGCGGTCGTGATCGGTCTTCTCCTCTTACCTCTCGGGATGGTGATGGCGCTCATCCACGAGCGAGAGGCGACTCGGAAGGAAGCGGAACGGGAGGTCTCCGAGAAATGGGGCACGCAGCAGACCGTCGGAGGCCCGGTGCTCCTGATCCCCTACCTCAGCCGCGCGGTCGATGCGAACGGAAAGAGTCAGATCGTCACGGCCCACGCGACGCTTCTTCCGTGGTCGCTCGAGATCCAGGGCGAGCTCACACCCGAGATTCGATACCGGGGCATCTTCGAAGTACCGCTCTATACTGTCGCGCTGCGGCTGAGCG
This genomic stretch from Vicinamibacteria bacterium harbors:
- a CDS encoding DUF3830 family protein, with amino-acid sequence MKLEFLDEKISATAILLEREAPRTCGLILQSLPFEGELVHGIWSGPETYLPIDPAILGPAEHQATSLVPG
- a CDS encoding globin — protein: MTSVVSTDPDAIERTRESLGRCVGCETFLQRFYELFMASSPEVADLFRKTDFERQKRMLRDSLYVMLVAAGTTKGPAHEEVERLARLHRDIGVTADMFTLWLDALIEAAGEHDTHFTKELENDWRISLAGPIAVMKSDG